A single Leptospira kirschneri serovar Cynopteri str. 3522 CT DNA region contains:
- the serB gene encoding phosphoserine phosphatase SerB, whose product MLLILTEKPEEIRKEILLGMGDFISLKPEETFLLSSSKIRNRGFWNCIEWKIPRVLERSELLQWRETFSKKGADLIQVNRLLDPKEKSFFAFDMDSTLIRQEVIDELARLAGVYEKVASVTKEAMEGNLDFNEALKKRCIHLKGLSSSIFTELYPKLELNTGVERLLKILKENNTRTAVFSGGFTDILEMFQKQYGIDEVYANVLEKINGELSGNVLGEIVDKNKKSECLKTIRDREKIRPSQVVAIGDGANDSLMLNEAGIGIGFHAKEGLKKQIVNWIDFAPMDVLLFLFP is encoded by the coding sequence ATTTTATTTCTTTAAAACCGGAAGAAACGTTTTTACTTTCTTCTTCTAAAATTCGGAATAGAGGTTTTTGGAATTGTATCGAATGGAAAATTCCGCGTGTTTTAGAACGCTCCGAATTACTTCAATGGAGAGAAACGTTTTCTAAAAAAGGTGCGGATTTGATTCAAGTGAATCGTTTGTTGGATCCTAAGGAAAAAAGTTTTTTCGCGTTTGATATGGATTCAACCTTGATCCGTCAAGAGGTTATAGACGAATTGGCAAGACTCGCCGGAGTTTATGAGAAAGTAGCTTCCGTGACCAAAGAAGCGATGGAAGGAAACCTAGATTTTAATGAGGCTTTAAAAAAAAGATGTATCCATCTAAAAGGTCTTTCTAGTTCCATTTTTACGGAATTATATCCTAAATTGGAATTGAATACTGGTGTAGAAAGACTTCTGAAAATATTAAAAGAAAATAATACTAGAACCGCAGTTTTTTCCGGAGGTTTTACGGATATTTTAGAAATGTTTCAAAAACAATACGGAATAGACGAAGTTTATGCAAACGTTTTGGAAAAAATAAATGGAGAACTTTCCGGAAACGTTCTTGGAGAAATCGTAGATAAAAATAAGAAATCAGAATGTTTAAAAACAATTCGAGATCGCGAAAAAATTCGTCCTTCTCAAGTGGTGGCGATTGGCGACGGTGCAAATGATTCTTTGATGTTAAACGAAGCCGGAATTGGAATCGGTTTTCACGCAAAGGAAGGTTTAAAAAAGCAGATCGTAAACTGGATCGATTTTGCTCCGATGGACGTTCTTTTATTTCTGTTTCCTTAA